The Mycobacterium paragordonae genome includes a region encoding these proteins:
- the dapF gene encoding diaminopimelate epimerase: MIFAKGHGTQNDFVLLPDVECQVALSVPRVAALCDRRRGLGADGVLRVTTAGAALGSGVLERLPDGVGESDWYMDYRNADGSTAQMCGNGVRVFAHYLRASGLESRDEFVVGSLAGPRPVTLHHVDATDADIAVDMGKANKLGTGEAVVGGRRFTGVAVDVGNPHLACADPGLTVDALAALDVAAPVQFDAEQFPEGVNVEVLTVPAGGLVCMRVHERGVGETRSCGTGTVAAAVAALATTGADTGVLTVRVPGGDVTVTVTESTSFLRGPSVLVAHGEVSGEWWRAQER, translated from the coding sequence ATGATCTTCGCCAAGGGCCACGGCACCCAGAACGACTTCGTGCTGCTGCCTGACGTGGAATGCCAGGTGGCGCTGTCCGTTCCCAGGGTGGCGGCCTTATGCGACCGGCGCCGCGGCCTGGGTGCTGACGGTGTCCTGCGGGTGACCACCGCCGGCGCGGCGCTGGGCTCCGGGGTCCTTGAACGCCTGCCGGACGGGGTCGGCGAATCGGACTGGTACATGGACTACCGCAACGCCGACGGGTCGACGGCGCAGATGTGCGGCAACGGCGTGCGGGTGTTCGCGCACTACCTGAGGGCCAGCGGGCTGGAGTCGCGCGACGAGTTCGTCGTGGGATCGCTGGCCGGGCCGCGACCGGTCACCCTGCACCACGTCGATGCGACCGACGCCGATATCGCCGTGGACATGGGCAAGGCCAACAAACTGGGCACCGGCGAAGCGGTGGTGGGCGGCAGGCGCTTCACCGGCGTGGCTGTCGACGTCGGCAATCCGCACCTGGCGTGCGCGGATCCGGGGTTGACCGTGGACGCCCTGGCGGCGCTGGACGTCGCAGCGCCGGTGCAGTTCGACGCCGAACAGTTTCCCGAGGGCGTGAACGTCGAGGTGCTCACCGTCCCGGCCGGCGGCCTGGTCTGCATGCGGGTGCATGAGCGCGGCGTCGGCGAGACCCGCTCGTGCGGCACCGGAACGGTGGCGGCCGCGGTCGCCGCGCTGGCGACCACGGGCGCCGACACCGGCGTCCTGACCGTGCGGGTGCCCGGCGGTGACGTCACCGTCACCGTCACCGAATCGACCAGCTTCCTGCGCGGGCCGTCGGTGCTGGTGGCGCACGGCGAGGTGAGTGGGGAATGGTGGCGCGCCCAGGAGCGTTAA
- the miaA gene encoding tRNA (adenosine(37)-N6)-dimethylallyltransferase MiaA encodes MRPLAIIGPTGAGKSQLALDVIERLGGAAEVVNADAMQLYRGMDIGTAKLPLDRRRGIPHHQLDVLDVTETATVARYQQAAVADIEAIQRRGAVPVVVGGSMLYIQSLLDNWTFPATDPGVRARWEQRLADIGVARLHAELARRDPAAAAVILPTDGRRTVRALEVIELTGQPFAASAPRIGAPRWGTVIIGLDCETTLLDERLERRTELMFAEGLVDEVRTLLGRGLRDGVTASRALGYAQVLAALDAGGTPQLLHAAQEQTFVGTRRYVRRQRSWFRRDHRVQWIDPAGSDAVEEVVRAWRHVS; translated from the coding sequence GTGAGACCGCTGGCGATCATCGGGCCAACCGGCGCCGGCAAGTCGCAGTTGGCGCTCGATGTCATCGAAAGACTCGGCGGTGCAGCCGAAGTCGTCAACGCCGACGCGATGCAGCTCTACCGAGGCATGGACATCGGGACCGCCAAACTGCCCCTCGACCGGCGCCGCGGCATCCCGCATCACCAACTCGACGTCCTCGATGTCACCGAAACGGCGACCGTGGCCCGGTATCAGCAGGCGGCGGTCGCCGACATCGAAGCGATCCAGCGCCGGGGAGCTGTGCCGGTCGTGGTCGGCGGGTCCATGCTCTACATCCAGTCGCTACTGGACAACTGGACGTTCCCCGCGACCGATCCGGGGGTGCGCGCTCGCTGGGAGCAGCGGCTGGCCGACATCGGGGTCGCCCGGCTGCATGCCGAACTCGCTCGTCGCGACCCCGCCGCGGCGGCCGTCATCCTGCCCACCGACGGTCGCCGCACGGTCCGGGCGCTGGAGGTGATCGAGCTGACCGGCCAGCCGTTCGCGGCGTCCGCGCCGCGCATCGGCGCCCCTCGCTGGGGCACGGTCATCATCGGATTGGATTGCGAGACAACGCTTCTGGATGAACGGTTGGAGCGCCGCACCGAGCTGATGTTCGCCGAAGGGCTGGTCGACGAGGTACGCACCCTGCTGGGCCGCGGCCTGCGCGACGGGGTCACCGCGTCGCGGGCGCTGGGCTATGCGCAGGTGCTGGCGGCCCTCGATGCCGGTGGCACGCCGCAGTTGCTGCATGCGGCGCAGGAGCAGACGTTCGTCGGAACCCGCCGTTACGTGCGGCGCCAGCGCTCCTGGTTTCGCCGCGACCACCGCGTGCAGTGGATCGACCCGGCCGGTTCCGACGCCGTCGAGGAGGTCGTGCGGGCGTGGCGGCACGTATCCTGA
- a CDS encoding DMT family transporter, with the protein MSMVGISAIIALFAALASATGDVIRQRSAHEITDEEEVGHLKLFGMSLRDAKWWTGGGCAVLNYSLQAMALAFASVVLVTALQVTALLFALPIYARLAHHRITRSQWLWATVLAASLAVVIIVGDPAAGHDRAPLSTWIVVAAVMGPILVSCVVAAKVWHGRPQAAALLALVAGSSLALFAVLTKGVVDVLHHQGLWAAVTTPEFIPWLVVMLCGMIFQQSAFRAGSLTASLPTMTVAKPVVATILGVLVLGETLDADGPEGFVLAIAAAVVITATVALARGEAANMEADAEEAHRTDGPEKAAPVITAADG; encoded by the coding sequence ATGTCAATGGTCGGAATCTCCGCGATTATCGCGTTGTTTGCCGCGCTCGCTTCAGCAACCGGCGACGTGATTCGTCAGCGCTCGGCTCACGAAATCACCGATGAAGAAGAAGTCGGCCACCTCAAGCTGTTCGGCATGTCGCTGCGCGACGCCAAGTGGTGGACGGGCGGCGGGTGTGCGGTGCTCAACTACAGCCTGCAGGCGATGGCCCTGGCCTTCGCGTCGGTGGTATTGGTGACCGCGTTACAGGTGACGGCGCTGCTGTTCGCCCTGCCTATCTACGCCCGGCTCGCGCACCACCGGATCACCCGGTCGCAGTGGCTGTGGGCGACGGTGTTGGCCGCGTCTCTGGCCGTGGTGATCATCGTCGGCGATCCGGCCGCCGGCCATGACCGGGCACCGCTGAGCACCTGGATCGTGGTGGCGGCGGTGATGGGACCGATCCTGGTGTCCTGCGTGGTGGCGGCCAAGGTGTGGCACGGCCGTCCTCAGGCCGCGGCGCTGCTGGCGCTGGTGGCCGGTTCGTCCTTGGCGCTGTTCGCCGTGCTGACCAAAGGGGTTGTCGACGTTCTGCACCACCAGGGTCTGTGGGCCGCCGTGACCACCCCGGAGTTCATCCCCTGGCTGGTGGTGATGCTGTGCGGGATGATCTTCCAGCAGTCGGCATTCCGCGCCGGTTCGCTGACCGCCTCGTTGCCGACGATGACCGTCGCCAAGCCGGTGGTGGCGACGATCCTGGGGGTCCTCGTGCTCGGCGAGACGCTGGACGCCGACGGTCCCGAAGGTTTCGTGCTGGCCATCGCCGCCGCTGTGGTGATCACCGCGACGGTGGCGCTGGCCCGCGGCGAGGCCGCCAACATGGAAGCCGACGCCGAAGAAGCGCATCGGACCGACGGGCCGGAAAAGGCAGCCCCGGTCATCACCGCCGCTGACGGGTAG